In Pseudophryne corroboree isolate aPseCor3 chromosome 7, aPseCor3.hap2, whole genome shotgun sequence, a single window of DNA contains:
- the LOC134943681 gene encoding melanin-concentrating hormone receptor 1-like, whose product MDFPVDLEEEISLQENNSRIIHNFSAFDPTSNVTYANVIMPTVFGIICLLGIIGNSVVIYTVFKKSKFRCTSSVPDIFIINLSVVDLLFLLGMPFLIHQLLGNGVWHFGETMCTLITALDTNSQFTSTYILTAMSIDRYLATVYPFTSAKYRKPPIAIMVICILWVLSLLSITPVWMYARLISLPGGVLGCGITLPNPESDIYWYTLYQFFLAFAIPFAVISLAYRRILLKMASSEALTAQRSSRIRTKKVTRTAIAICLVFFICWAPFYVLQIIQLVMDQPTLAFHYAYCVAISMGYANSCINPFIYIILCETFRRRFIVSVRPVEDHPQGRIRMKFGTDPPSGSGQPLLHLVPVSSGS is encoded by the coding sequence ATCCCACCAGCAATGTCACCTATGCCAATGTAATAATGCCAACTGTGTTTGGAATTATTTGTTTGCTGGGAATAATTGGCAATAGTGTTGTCATCTATACTGTCTTCAAGAAGTCCAAATTCCGGTGTACCAGCAGTGTTCCTGATATTTTTATCATCAACCTGTCAGTGGTAGACTTACTCTTTCTTCTTGGTATGCCCTTCCTAATCCACCAGCTCCTTGGCAATGGAGTTTGGCACTTTGGAGAAACCATGTGCACACTTATTACAGCACTGGACACCAACAGCCAGTTCACTAGCACTTACATCCTCACCGCCATGTCCATTGACCGATACCTTGCAACAGTTTATCCTTTTACATCGGCAAAGTACAGAAAGCCTCCTATTGCTATCATGGTCATCTGCATCCTGTGGGTGTTATCTCTCCTAAGTATCACTCCAGTTTGGATGTATGCTAGACTTATCTCTCTTCCTGGGGGAGTTCTGGGTTGTGGAATCACACTCCCCAATCCAGAAAGTGATATTTATTGGTATACTTTATATCAGTTCTTCCTTGCTTTTGCCATTCCGTTTGCTGTCATCTCTTTAGCATATAGAAGAATCTTATTGAAAATGGCATCTTCAGAAGCCCTCACAGCACAGAGGAGCTCCAGGATACGGACCAAGAAAGTGACCAGGACAGCTATAGCTATCTGCTTGGTATTTTTCATTTGCTGGGCTCCCTTTTATGTCCTTCAGATAATTCAACTGGTAATGGACCAGCCTACACTAGCCTTTCATTATGCTTATTGTGTGGCAATCAGCATGGGCTATGCCAACAGCTGCATCAACCCTTTCATCTACATTATCTTGTGTGAAACATTCCGCCGGAGGTTCATCGTCTCTGTTCGACCAGTAGAAGACCATCCACAGGGCAGGATTAGGATGAAATTTGGAACAGACCCTCCTTCTGGTAGTGGACAGCCATTGCTTCACCTTGTTCCCGTTTCCTCTGGAAGCTAA